aaatgaaaaagaattaaatggaaaacacaaaactaaAAGGAAAAATAATCATaaacccctaaacccctaaaccttttagtcccagttggtgtaaccaactgggactaaaggccccaACCTCCCGGCGCGGGCTCGTGCCACATGGTGGTtgcagaaccgacactaaaggcccttatgaaccgggacaatagcccgattctgcactagtggttggctccaacaattctcattggtctcaaaccaatgaaatGTGTGAAGATGATCGTGTTGAGTGGGAGGTGGACGAGGATGGTGAGGGTATCATTGATGCACCAAAAGGAAGAGCGAGCAACTACATGGACGAAGACATCTTGCCATGCAATACATGGTTACATGTGTCTATGGATGCCAATGTTGGAGGGGACCACAGTAGAGATGCATATTGGGACCGGATGAAGGAGCACTTTGATTTACACAACAAGAGTGGAATTGACCGCACGGGTAGATCTATTCGCTCCCGGTGGTCGacaatcaacaaagattatcaaaggtgGGCGGCGGCACTTAAGGCGGTTAACACAATAAACTCAAGTGGCATTAATGATAGAGATAGGGTAAGTGTCATTTCTTTATGTTCCTTCCATGTTCATCCTTCTTTTTTGGTGTTTCAAGTGCTAACTTGTTCTTTTGTTTGTCGGTCACTATTGCAGAAAACTTATTTCaaggagaagagaagaagaccaagaaaggGAAGGTCAAGAAAGGGAGACCATTTCTGTTGGCCCATTGCTACAATGTGTGGAAGGATGAAGAGAAATGGAAGCCCCACGATGACCAAGAGGAGAGCAAGAAAAGCAAGGCAACTATTGATttggatgatgaggaggaggaggcatcaaGTGATGGCGGCAAGAGAATCCCTACACCAAACTCGGAGGAGATGATGATTTAAACAATGTTATAGAAGCTATTGTGAAGGCACGAAAGGAAACAAACGAGGTGAGGATGATGACAAGGAGCCAAGATGTGGCGGCCGTGGAGAGGAGGGTGGCtgccgaggagaggaaggtggcattGGAGGAGAAGAAATTGGCCATGGAGGAGCGATCTAGAGTATTGAAATGGGTGAAGGACTTGTTCTTCATGGACACATCTAAACTCGATGATAGGCAAAAGGAGTACATcattctttcccctcaagaagtctTGGTCCAAAAAGAGACACGGCCATGGGAGGCATGAGAGCTAccaatgggaggcatgggtggcatgggtggcttcggagctacCATGGGAGGCACGGGAGCACCTacaggaggcatgggtggctttggagctaccatgggtggctgggaggcatgggtggcttcggagctaccatgggaggcatgagttttgggTCTCTCCTGAGAGGTATGGGAGCACCTCCGGGTGACATGGGTGGACGCatgtcttccggtgtgcctcacatACCTTCGCATTATCCCATTGGAGATCTTACGAACACCATCCGAGCTCCCGATGACGATGCGGCGCTTGaaaatgaagaggaggaggaagaagaggacgatgatgagTTGTGTGGCATGATTGTTGATGCGCCATTTGTTTGTGCAAACTTTTATTTGTCATGAACTTGGTTGGGTGATTTTGAACTATGTTGTGCAAGTGAACTATGATATGTCTTTGTTTTGCACATTCGTTTAATGTTTGAAACATCATCATATTGTCAAATGGACATGTGAAAATCATATTTGCAAGCGCTGGCTGCTTGCGCGCTCTGTAAATTAGCGCGCCTTCTGGAGCTGCTCGCGCGTGCCATATTTTACTGCGACTGCTAGAGCTAGTGCCCTCCTTCACGCAAAAAACGATATTTCAACGTTGTAAAAAAAATTGTGCGTCGTGCAGTAGCGCACctgttagagatgctcttagaACCGTGTTTTTACGACACCTATGTGATGCCCTATTCTGCAAGAACTTGGTGTTGTGGTCGCCCCTCTGGCCGCTGCATCACTTCTTCCCTGTCGAAGAGCTCATGCAGGACTTTTTCAAGCCACACCGAACCGAAATCAGTACGTATGTGCCTAGTTCTGCATGTGCTTGGACACATCTTTTAACAGTGCCCACACGAGCCCACTTTTCCCTATGTCGTGCTTGCATGTCCAATGCATGATGTAGCAGCGGGATCCTATACAGCACGTAGGTCGCCCGCTAGCAACATAGCACGCAACCCCCCCNNNNNNNNNNNNNNNNNNNNNNNNNNNNNNNNNNNNNNNNNNNNNNNNNNNNNNNNNNNNNNNNNNNNNNNNNNNNNNNNNNNNNNNNNNNNNNNNNNNNNNNNNNNNNNNNNNNNNNNNNNNNNNNNNNNNNNNNNNNNNNNNNNNNNNNNNNNNNNNNNNNNNNNNNNNNNNNNNNNNNNNNNGTATGTGCCGGCCTGTTTTCCGGTTTATTTTGCAACCGGTTTtttgaaggttctagaaccttccagaACCGGTTTTTTTTATGTTTTCTATATtggtttttcgtttttcttttcttttaaaatttttctttcttttcttattattcctttcatttttttctttctttttccattttccttttctcatttttttcttttcctttttattttctattttcatcTTCTTCACTTTTTGACTATTTttggcaatttttatttttaaattcATCAACACCTTTTTTTcatcgaattcaaaaaatgtttatgaaaTGCCAAATTTGTTTATCGATGTTCAAAATATGTTCATCAAATTCTAAAAAATGCACATTCCTTCGAAATCACAAACAATTTTTTAAttcaagaattattttggaattctgtgaacattttttaattcctTCAGCATTTATCatttcacgaacatttttttcaaatcatCAACAATTTTTGAATTAACGAACATTTCACAAGTTGTAACTATATTGAAATCCCAAATTAGTCTTACAATGGAAAACAATTTTAAAAAGCAAAAAAAGATGCTTCCGCTTTCCCTACCCACACATGGGACAACCCATGAGTCAGCGCGGGGGAGCGGGGGTTACGCGCTCCGTCGTTCGCTGGCGCGTACACCGCTAAATGGGAGGTCTCGATGTAGCATCTCATTGAATCCCGGATGTATGGTCCCACCATCTCTCCAAGCCGAAAGCTGCTCATATGGTCCATCATCCTCGCGTCACAAATACTTTTGGAAAGACAATTATGATTAGTTTTCAAATAAGTACTCTCGATAATCTACAAATAGGAAATGTTTTATTATATTTTGATTACTTTTGGATAGACAATAATTATTATTAATCTCATCCTTCGTATCTAGATAAACTAAGACAATCTATAAATAGAAGATTTTTTATTCTGTTTTGATTAAGTTTGGATAGACAATTATTATTAGTAGTATCAGCCTTCTTATCTAGATAAATATAAGGCAATCTATAAATAGAAGCTTTTTATTCTGTTTTGACTATATTTAGATAGACAATTATTATTAGTAGTATCATCCTTCGTATCTAAATAAATAGAAGACAATCTAGAAATAGAAGATTTTTCATTCTGTAGACAATTATTACTATTAGTATCAGGATAAATACATTTTAAATGACATGTGATAAATGTGGTAAACGATCGATCCACACATGAGGaatatatctagacatgttttaatgTTAGATACGTAGATAACTTCGTATTTAATAAATCTAAGCCAATTTTTTGGGACGAAGGTAACATATAAAGAGTGGTCTCGCCCTCATGGGCAGAGCAGCACGGAGAGCAAAGTTGGCTTCCCTACGCAACGATAACAAGGGAAGCTACCTCGCAAGCTTGTGTGCGCTTTGCAAGCAGCATTCTCCACAATGTTGGCTTGCTGTTGCTTTGTTGTGTCCCAGCTGCTCATCGTAATAACACTCATATACCTTGTCATTACCAAGGGCAAGGTCCACAATGGCACGTGCTCATCGGCGACGGTGCTGCTTCCACTTCCGCCGGGGCCATGGCCATGGCCAGTGGTGGGTAGCCTGCCCGAGATGGTGCGCAACAAGCCCGCATTCCGTTGGATCCATCGCATGATGAAGGATATGGGCACCGACATCGCCTGCTTCCGCCTCGGCGGCGTCCACGTCGTTCCGATCACATGTCCCAAGATCGCAAGGGAGGTGCTCAAGAAGCAGGACAAAAACTTCTCATCCCGGCCACTCACCTTCGCCTCCGGTGCAATCAGCAGCGGGTACAAGGACGCCGTGCTCTCGCCGTTCGGCGACCAGTGGATGAAGATGCGCAAGGTGCTCACCTCTGAGATCATCTGCCCCTCCCGTCACAAGTGGCTCCACGACAAGCGCGCCGACGAAGCTGACAACTTGACGCGCTACATCTACAACCTCACCGTCGGGGGGATGTCATCTTCAACGTCGGGACTAGCCAACGTCAATGTCAGGCACGTCGCGCGGCATTACTGCGGCAACGTCATTCGTCGGCTTGTCTTCGGCCAACGGTACTTCGGGGAGCCTCAGCCGGATGGCGGGCCGGGGCCGATGGAGGTGGAGCACATGGATGCTTCCTTCGCCCTCCTAGGGTTCACCTTTGCGTTCTGCGTCAGCGACTACCTCCCGTGTCTACTTGGCCTAGATCTCGACGGCCACGAGAAAATTATTAAGGAGGCCAATAAAAAAGTGGATAGACTACACGACGTGCTCATCGAAGAGCGTTGGAGGCAGTGGAACAGCGGCGAGAGGCAGGACGGAGTCCAGGACTTCCTTGACGTTCTCATCACGCTCGCCGACGGTGACGGCAAGCCGTTGCTCA
This portion of the Triticum dicoccoides isolate Atlit2015 ecotype Zavitan chromosome 7A, WEW_v2.0, whole genome shotgun sequence genome encodes:
- the LOC119334570 gene encoding tyrosine N-monooxygenase-like; translated protein: MLACCCFVVSQLLIVITLIYLVITKGKVHNGTCSSATVLLPLPPGPWPWPVVGSLPEMVRNKPAFRWIHRMMKDMGTDIACFRLGGVHVVPITCPKIAREVLKKQDKNFSSRPLTFASGAISSGYKDAVLSPFGDQWMKMRKVLTSEIICPSRHKWLHDKRADEADNLTRYIYNLTVGGMSSSTSGLANVNVRHVARHYCGNVIRRLVFGQRYFGEPQPDGGPGPMEVEHMDASFALLGFTFAFCVSDYLPCLLGLDLDGHEKIIKEANKKVDRLHDVLIEERWRQWNSGERQDGVQDFLDVLITLADGDGKPLLSVDEVKAQSKGIILAAIDNPSNAVEWALAEMVNNPELLAKAVEEMDRVVGRERLVQESDIMQLNYLKACIREAFRLHPIAPFNLPHVAIADTIVAGYHIPKGSNVILSRLALGRNPTVWDEPLHFKPERHMGDNINVVLTESELRFISFSTGRRGCIAASLGTTMSVMLFGRLLHGFTWTKPAGVSAINLSESKHDLFIEQPLVLHAEPRLPVHLYPLMHC